One genomic segment of Pedobacter endophyticus includes these proteins:
- a CDS encoding helix-turn-helix domain-containing protein gives MTSPAEILPGVIFYSYLSTERKEKVCFWNHHTLVLQVSGKLVLETSGQTISITGGELLLIGRNQLGTLTKTPLPGGNYETVVISLQEDLLRKIVLEEKLTADQNYIGPPNILVPSNEFLQGYFQSIIPYARSSGKSMTDEMGILKVKEGIKLLLLTLPVLRNFLFDFSEPYKIDLKKFMLSNFHFNVPVEKFAQLTGRSLAGFKRDFQKIFDAPPRRWLQDKRLNAAKHLIEAKRQKPSAIYLELGFESLAHFSNSFKKKFGKAPSELMHVLAHQTG, from the coding sequence ATGACGAGCCCCGCAGAAATTCTTCCAGGTGTAATCTTTTATTCTTACCTCTCCACCGAGCGGAAAGAGAAAGTATGTTTTTGGAACCACCATACGCTGGTGCTGCAAGTGTCGGGGAAATTGGTACTCGAAACATCGGGCCAAACCATTTCCATTACAGGCGGAGAATTACTGCTCATCGGCAGAAACCAACTCGGTACATTGACCAAAACACCGCTGCCAGGTGGCAATTACGAAACAGTGGTTATATCCCTGCAAGAAGATCTTTTACGTAAGATTGTGTTAGAAGAAAAACTCACTGCAGACCAGAACTATATCGGTCCGCCGAATATTTTGGTTCCCTCTAACGAATTCTTGCAGGGCTATTTTCAATCTATAATCCCATATGCCCGAAGCTCAGGAAAATCCATGACCGACGAAATGGGTATATTGAAGGTGAAAGAAGGAATTAAGTTATTGCTGCTTACCCTGCCTGTGCTCCGTAACTTTCTTTTTGATTTTTCTGAACCTTATAAAATCGATTTGAAAAAGTTTATGCTCAGCAATTTTCATTTCAATGTACCAGTAGAGAAATTTGCCCAGCTAACGGGACGCAGCCTGGCAGGTTTTAAACGCGACTTTCAAAAAATCTTCGATGCGCCACCACGGCGTTGGCTGCAAGACAAGCGCCTTAATGCCGCGAAGCATCTGATAGAGGCTAAACGCCAAAAGCCATCGGCCATCTATTTAGAGCTGGGTTTCGAAAGCCTGGCACATTTCTCCAATTCCTTTAAGAAAAAGTTTGGCAAGGCGCCAAGTGAGCTCATGCATGTCCTTGCGCACCAAACCGGGTAG
- a CDS encoding PAS domain-containing protein gives MSSEELSNVSPVTIAEQGRSVEIAQTLQLVRKIFGSKLVELRFFDDLAVDQAVIDNNCASTLLTSNAGDPIGLLALKDLSANELGSEGEEILTLFGKSIVQQLATLERSNQLNKKQQQYHLELQQYKNELESAYEDLNQAHEELNEAFNTTMLLSRSLSRSRVKLNGFLQQAPIALGVLRHRQLKIEVANKLMLDLWGKDKTIIGMPLASGIPELVGQPYLEILDNVYTSGERYVGKAARVELYKDGRKTDSYFNFIYEPLKNERGITKAIMIVATDVSELVNRRQEPLIQTGK, from the coding sequence ATGTCCTCCGAAGAATTAAGCAATGTGTCGCCAGTAACTATCGCCGAGCAAGGAAGATCAGTTGAGATAGCGCAAACCCTGCAACTTGTTCGAAAAATATTTGGCTCTAAATTGGTAGAGTTGAGGTTTTTCGATGATCTTGCTGTTGATCAAGCGGTTATCGATAACAACTGCGCAAGCACGCTGCTCACTAGCAATGCAGGAGACCCGATCGGCCTTTTGGCTTTAAAAGATCTGTCCGCTAACGAACTGGGTAGCGAAGGCGAGGAGATTCTTACCCTCTTCGGTAAAAGTATTGTTCAGCAATTAGCAACGCTCGAAAGGTCAAACCAGCTAAATAAGAAACAGCAACAATACCATCTCGAGTTGCAACAATACAAAAACGAACTCGAATCGGCTTACGAAGATCTCAATCAAGCACACGAAGAGCTAAACGAAGCATTTAATACAACAATGTTACTTAGCAGAAGCCTGTCTCGATCGCGGGTAAAACTCAATGGATTTTTGCAGCAGGCGCCTATTGCATTGGGAGTGCTGCGCCACCGCCAGCTTAAAATTGAAGTAGCTAATAAGTTGATGCTCGATTTATGGGGAAAGGACAAAACGATAATCGGAATGCCGTTGGCAAGCGGAATCCCGGAGCTTGTCGGGCAGCCATACCTCGAAATATTGGATAATGTTTACACCAGCGGAGAGCGTTACGTAGGCAAAGCGGCCCGGGTAGAATTGTATAAAGACGGGCGCAAAACCGATTCGTACTTCAACTTTATTTACGAACCCCTTAAAAATGAACGCGGAATAACTAAGGCCATTATGATTGTTGCGACCGATGTTTCCGAGCTGGTAAATCGCCGCCAGGAACCACTGATTCAGACAGGTAAGTGA
- a CDS encoding DUF808 domain-containing protein → MLKFEIEFIFCDPYYDTDMASGFFAILDDIAALMDDVAVASKVATHKTAGILGDDLAVNAEKATGFLASREIPVLWAITKGSLLNKIIIVPIALLLNAFFPVAIKVVLLLGGFYLAYEGVEKIIEYFFHRSKPSHVEAKEVRQEGPEEERAKVQSAVTTDFILSIEIVIIALGTVLEQSLTIQILTVSVVALLATVGVYGIVAIIVRMDDAGYQLIKRSHEKGVFTAIGKLLIKALPIIIRILAVVGTFALILVGGGIFVHNIEFLHHVLPNFPSTPKEFLFGLIGGLITIPVVLLIKKVTALIKRS, encoded by the coding sequence TTGCTGAAATTCGAGATCGAATTTATATTTTGCGACCCTTATTACGATACAGATATGGCTTCGGGATTTTTTGCGATTTTAGACGATATTGCGGCTTTAATGGATGATGTTGCTGTTGCCAGCAAGGTAGCTACACACAAAACCGCAGGTATTTTAGGCGATGATTTGGCTGTTAATGCAGAAAAGGCAACGGGTTTTTTGGCTTCAAGAGAAATTCCGGTGCTGTGGGCCATAACCAAGGGCTCGTTATTGAACAAGATTATCATTGTACCGATAGCGTTGCTTCTGAATGCATTTTTTCCGGTTGCAATTAAGGTAGTGTTGCTTTTGGGAGGTTTTTATCTGGCCTACGAGGGCGTAGAAAAAATTATCGAATACTTTTTTCATCGTTCAAAACCCAGTCACGTAGAAGCAAAGGAGGTAAGGCAAGAGGGCCCCGAAGAGGAAAGGGCCAAGGTACAATCGGCCGTTACCACTGATTTTATTTTATCTATAGAAATTGTAATCATCGCCCTCGGCACCGTATTGGAGCAGAGCCTCACCATACAAATACTAACCGTTTCGGTTGTGGCCTTGTTGGCAACAGTTGGTGTATATGGCATTGTTGCAATTATTGTGCGTATGGATGATGCGGGCTATCAATTGATTAAGCGCTCACATGAAAAAGGCGTTTTTACGGCAATTGGCAAGCTGTTGATTAAGGCGCTGCCAATCATCATCAGAATATTGGCTGTAGTAGGTACATTTGCCCTGATTTTAGTCGGCGGAGGTATATTTGTGCACAACATCGAATTTTTACACCATGTATTACCCAACTTTCCTTCGACACCAAAAGAATTTTTATTCGGGTTGATTGGTGGTTTAATTACCATTCCGGTAGTTTTACTGATTAAAAAAGTTACCGCTTTAATAAAGCGCAGTTAA
- a CDS encoding GNAT family N-acetyltransferase, translating to MKIRLAATEDIPQIMHLVKKVVPIMRASGNLQWGNDYPNPAVFADDIAKDQLWVATLEGNVVGVSAITTDQDPEYADAGWDINELAIVTHRLAVDPDCQGMGIARKLLAQAELVAEEKNIHILRVDTNSENKATQALFPKSGYTFSGEIGLAKRPGLRFFCYQKLL from the coding sequence ATGAAAATAAGATTGGCAGCGACTGAAGATATCCCACAAATTATGCATCTGGTTAAAAAAGTGGTGCCCATTATGCGGGCCTCGGGCAATTTGCAATGGGGAAACGATTACCCAAACCCTGCGGTATTTGCCGATGATATAGCCAAAGACCAATTGTGGGTGGCCACCTTAGAAGGTAACGTGGTGGGTGTGTCGGCAATTACCACCGATCAAGACCCTGAATATGCCGATGCGGGTTGGGACATTAATGAACTGGCTATTGTAACGCACCGCCTGGCGGTTGATCCGGATTGCCAGGGAATGGGGATCGCCAGAAAACTTTTGGCGCAGGCGGAGCTTGTGGCGGAGGAAAAAAACATTCATATCCTAAGGGTAGATACAAACAGTGAAAATAAAGCTACACAAGCGCTGTTTCCGAAATCGGGATATACTTTTAGTGGTGAAATCGGGCTTGCCAAACGCCCGGGACTGCGCTTCTTCTGTTATCAAAAGTTATTGTGA
- a CDS encoding SusC/RagA family TonB-linked outer membrane protein: MRYLWVCSALFATLTLNVLSATASSYGLNTSLKTSYSFFQDTTKVRVVSEKDSLRKDSLDKIKQKSIYDKLSGGVQKNTGDLSLFPAISLQQNLKGNYAGLYVQEPSGEPGSIQNMFLRGAPMPLLSKKDVYSSQPLVVLDGIPLIGEHPFAFDIQQYDFNRIGPATNLLTGIDINNIESIEVLKDPASIAVYGPRGVNGVIVLKSKAPDGVSRSISFNSYIGMVQKPTVNTINGKYENEFRQRFYDIYTTNGRYSDDEEYPVYLSDSLNNVYSGKSDWTDLYYKNALIYGINLGLTGGTDRASFRFSIGNTKSQGVADGTGLDRYSAMFNINMKPVKWLLFSAMINGNRLNRDRNRTLRDRFAQLNYFPDLSAPLAPNKDYYGSYLTEYDKGFDDNKTNSIQGFAKLLATLGKFKISSTFNVDYNEGYRDVFYARTLLQGTSYASNYYGFNQRLMIDNKATYDLNLNTVHDFHFEVGQSISWDLYKYNNAYAYKGANDYIKINLLDSDPKLPNGQDNPNYLVPKAFPRELTYRFLDKTQENLLSFYGKADYSFSDKYFLSGTLRLDGSSNAQPTSRWFYSPAIAAAWNLKNDFLKDFKSIDDLVIRASVGRMGRTFTYDNYAQGPQYTATVGWTGNLTVPGYNAIGVLTRPYSFGWVGYDVPWSYSDQLNIGADVAMLKNRLHASLDFYTKAEKNQLIAIPAYAEYGYKQSIESGLDMTNTGVDLTISAQVIANSKFRWNSALNLNHNSNKLKALPRGLDEIVIGNRFLKVGQPVDQYWLLENDGIYTANNQVPVVNGQPLKYNGQALKAGDPMWKDQNGDNIIDEKDKVLKGHSMPTLSGGFDNAFSYGNWTLGTNVYFNLGRKLINQEMANRFDFVNREGNTDLSSVKEITFWEKRGDYSKYPLYNPWSTVIPYRVDQDLFLENASFLKLRSVSLGYDLKDVLKRNNIKIKRIFVYGSVNNVFVVTPYTGQDPELVSYDGVDTGYGQPIPRTYTLGVKMEL, from the coding sequence ATGCGATACTTATGGGTATGCTCTGCGCTTTTTGCCACGCTTACGTTAAACGTTTTATCGGCCACGGCATCAAGTTATGGGCTTAACACAAGTCTAAAAACTAGTTACTCTTTCTTTCAAGATACCACCAAAGTTCGGGTTGTATCAGAAAAAGACTCTTTGAGAAAAGACAGTTTAGATAAAATCAAACAGAAGTCTATTTACGACAAGTTATCCGGCGGTGTGCAGAAGAACACCGGGGATTTATCTCTTTTTCCTGCTATTTCGCTTCAGCAGAACTTAAAAGGTAATTATGCAGGCTTATACGTTCAGGAGCCATCGGGCGAACCGGGAAGCATTCAAAATATGTTTTTGCGGGGCGCACCAATGCCGCTCTTATCAAAAAAGGATGTTTACTCCTCGCAACCGCTTGTTGTGCTCGATGGTATTCCGCTGATTGGCGAACACCCGTTTGCCTTCGATATTCAGCAGTACGATTTCAATAGAATCGGCCCCGCAACCAATTTGCTTACAGGTATCGATATTAATAACATCGAATCTATTGAAGTGCTAAAAGACCCGGCAAGTATTGCGGTGTATGGTCCCAGGGGTGTAAATGGTGTAATCGTATTGAAGTCTAAAGCACCCGATGGCGTTTCGAGGAGCATCAGCTTCAACTCGTACATTGGCATGGTTCAAAAACCTACCGTTAATACCATCAATGGTAAGTACGAAAACGAGTTCAGACAACGCTTTTACGATATTTACACTACAAACGGCAGGTACTCTGATGATGAGGAATACCCTGTTTATCTGAGCGATTCGCTTAACAACGTATATAGCGGAAAATCTGACTGGACAGATCTTTATTATAAAAACGCACTGATATATGGTATCAACCTGGGTTTAACAGGGGGTACGGATCGTGCAAGTTTCAGGTTTTCAATTGGCAATACAAAAAGCCAGGGCGTTGCCGATGGAACGGGCCTCGATCGCTATAGCGCCATGTTCAACATCAACATGAAACCGGTAAAATGGTTATTGTTTTCGGCAATGATTAATGGAAACCGCCTAAACAGAGACCGAAACAGAACTTTAAGAGATCGCTTTGCGCAACTAAACTATTTCCCTGATTTGAGTGCACCACTTGCACCCAACAAAGATTATTACGGCAGCTACCTCACCGAGTACGACAAGGGTTTCGACGATAATAAAACAAACAGTATACAGGGTTTTGCCAAGCTGCTTGCTACATTGGGCAAATTTAAAATCAGCTCTACCTTTAACGTAGATTACAACGAAGGCTACCGCGATGTTTTTTATGCCAGAACCTTATTGCAGGGAACGAGCTATGCATCTAATTATTACGGTTTTAACCAAAGGTTGATGATTGACAACAAGGCAACTTACGACCTGAACCTGAACACCGTTCACGATTTCCATTTCGAGGTCGGGCAATCAATTTCGTGGGACCTTTATAAATACAACAATGCTTATGCTTACAAAGGCGCCAACGATTACATCAAGATCAATTTATTGGATTCGGACCCGAAACTTCCCAACGGACAGGATAATCCAAATTATTTGGTTCCAAAAGCTTTCCCAAGAGAACTAACTTACCGTTTTTTGGATAAAACACAAGAAAATCTCCTTTCATTTTATGGAAAGGCAGATTATTCTTTCAGCGATAAATATTTCTTATCCGGAACTTTGCGCTTAGATGGTTCGTCGAATGCGCAGCCTACCAGCCGCTGGTTTTATTCGCCTGCAATTGCCGCAGCATGGAACCTGAAAAACGACTTTTTAAAGGATTTTAAATCTATTGATGATTTGGTAATCCGTGCCAGCGTTGGCAGAATGGGCCGTACGTTTACTTACGATAATTATGCGCAGGGCCCGCAGTACACGGCAACGGTGGGGTGGACAGGTAACCTGACGGTTCCGGGCTATAATGCCATTGGGGTGTTAACAAGACCCTATTCGTTTGGCTGGGTAGGCTACGATGTGCCGTGGTCATACTCCGATCAGCTAAATATTGGTGCAGATGTGGCAATGCTTAAAAACCGTTTACATGCATCACTCGATTTCTACACCAAAGCAGAAAAAAATCAATTAATCGCCATTCCGGCCTACGCTGAATATGGTTATAAGCAGTCGATAGAAAGCGGTTTAGATATGACCAACACTGGCGTGGATTTAACCATCAGCGCACAGGTAATTGCAAACAGCAAATTCAGATGGAACTCGGCTTTAAATCTAAACCACAACAGCAATAAATTAAAGGCGTTGCCAAGGGGCTTAGATGAGATTGTAATCGGTAACCGCTTTTTAAAAGTTGGCCAACCTGTTGATCAATATTGGTTATTGGAAAACGATGGAATTTACACCGCCAATAATCAGGTTCCGGTAGTAAACGGACAGCCTTTAAAATACAATGGACAGGCCCTGAAAGCGGGAGACCCGATGTGGAAAGATCAAAATGGCGACAATATTATTGATGAAAAGGATAAAGTATTAAAAGGCCATTCGATGCCTACGCTTTCTGGAGGTTTTGATAACGCTTTCAGCTATGGAAACTGGACCTTAGGTACCAACGTTTACTTTAACCTTGGCCGGAAGCTGATTAACCAGGAAATGGCTAACCGTTTCGATTTTGTAAACCGCGAAGGAAATACAGATTTAAGCTCGGTTAAGGAAATTACCTTTTGGGAGAAACGCGGCGACTACAGCAAATATCCTTTGTACAACCCCTGGAGCACTGTTATCCCATATCGTGTAGATCAGGATTTATTTCTTGAGAATGCATCATTTTTAAAATTAAGATCGGTATCGCTTGGGTACGATTTGAAAGATGTGTTAAAGCGCAACAACATTAAAATTAAGAGAATATTTGTTTACGGCTCGGTAAACAATGTGTTTGTGGTAACGCCTTATACCGGGCAAGATCCCGAATTGGTTAGTTACGATGGGGTAGATACGGGCTACGGCCAACCGATACCGAGAACCTACACATTGGGTGTTAAAATGGAATTATAA
- a CDS encoding SulP family inorganic anion transporter produces MKPYLQLFDFSKKINYNREILAGLTVAMTMIPESLSFAILAGFPPLTGLYAAFIMGLVTAVLGGRPGMVSGGAGATVIVLIALMNSNGLEYVFAAVALAGVLQILVGLFKLGKFVRLVPQPVMFGFVNGLAVIIFVSQLTQFKTIVNGQETWLSGTPLYIMAALVALTVGIVMLLPKITKAIPASLVAILVVFAVVFTFNIDTKLVKDISSVKGGFPAFHIPAVPFSWEMLETIFPYSLIMAGVGLTEGLLTLNLVDEITETKGNRNRESIAQGVANIANGFFTGMGGCPMIAQTLVNLSAGARARLSGIIAAITILVIILIGAPVIDKVPMAALVGVMMMVAIGTFEWMSFKVINKMPKQDIFIGILVAVITIWLHNLALAVLIGVIISALVFAWESAKRIRAHRYIDNDGITNYEVFGPLFFGSVANFNELFDISADTNQVVVNFKHSRVYDMSGIDALSKLTEKYKNVNKKLHLTHLSEDCKRLLKNADAIIEVNIVEDPTYRVATER; encoded by the coding sequence ATGAAGCCCTATCTCCAACTTTTCGATTTTTCTAAAAAGATAAATTACAACAGAGAAATCCTTGCCGGGCTAACTGTGGCCATGACGATGATTCCTGAATCGCTGTCGTTCGCCATTCTTGCGGGTTTTCCACCGTTAACCGGTTTGTATGCGGCGTTTATCATGGGCCTGGTAACTGCTGTGTTGGGCGGGCGGCCGGGCATGGTATCTGGCGGCGCGGGCGCAACCGTTATCGTGTTAATTGCATTGATGAATAGCAACGGGCTCGAGTACGTTTTTGCTGCGGTGGCCCTGGCCGGCGTACTGCAAATACTGGTGGGTCTTTTTAAGCTCGGCAAGTTTGTGCGCCTTGTTCCACAGCCTGTAATGTTTGGTTTTGTAAACGGTTTGGCCGTAATTATTTTCGTTTCGCAGTTAACGCAATTTAAAACCATAGTTAACGGGCAGGAAACCTGGCTAAGTGGTACCCCACTTTACATTATGGCCGCTTTGGTTGCATTAACCGTAGGCATTGTAATGCTCTTACCAAAAATCACCAAGGCCATTCCTGCATCTTTGGTGGCTATTTTGGTCGTTTTTGCGGTGGTTTTTACATTTAATATAGATACCAAGCTGGTTAAAGATATCTCATCGGTAAAGGGTGGCTTTCCGGCATTTCATATTCCGGCAGTACCATTTAGTTGGGAAATGCTGGAAACGATATTTCCTTACTCGCTCATTATGGCCGGTGTGGGCTTAACCGAAGGGCTGCTTACGCTAAACCTTGTTGATGAAATTACCGAAACCAAGGGAAACCGCAACCGCGAAAGTATTGCCCAGGGCGTGGCCAATATCGCAAACGGCTTTTTTACCGGTATGGGCGGTTGCCCAATGATTGCACAAACATTAGTTAACCTATCGGCCGGCGCACGGGCTAGGCTGTCGGGCATAATAGCAGCGATAACCATTTTAGTAATTATTTTAATTGGCGCCCCGGTAATTGACAAGGTGCCAATGGCCGCATTGGTTGGTGTAATGATGATGGTTGCCATTGGCACATTTGAATGGATGAGCTTTAAGGTAATTAATAAGATGCCCAAACAAGACATTTTTATCGGTATTTTGGTAGCAGTAATTACCATTTGGCTGCATAATTTGGCGCTGGCTGTCTTAATTGGCGTAATTATATCGGCATTGGTATTTGCTTGGGAAAGTGCCAAACGCATTCGGGCGCATCGATATATTGATAACGACGGTATCACGAACTATGAAGTTTTTGGACCGCTGTTTTTTGGTTCTGTAGCCAATTTTAACGAGTTGTTCGATATTTCGGCTGATACCAATCAAGTGGTGGTTAACTTTAAGCACAGTAGAGTGTACGACATGTCGGGCATTGACGCATTGAGCAAGCTTACCGAAAAGTATAAAAACGTAAATAAGAAACTCCATTTAACGCACCTAAGCGAAGATTGTAAGCGATTGCTTAAAAATGCAGATGCGATTATCGAAGTGAACATTGTAGAAGACCCGACTTATAGGGTTGCTACCGAAAGGTAA
- a CDS encoding glycoside hydrolase family 2 TIM barrel-domain containing protein, with product MRKLLTLLALTVFAWPTQAQDLPFELQTPEIVSINRLPMRAQGYGFENRELAEKRIKEKSEYFLSLNGNWKFNWVQDPRKRPTDFFQTSFDDSKWDNFKVPANWETNGYGLPIYVNQPYEFTGHRLRGAQLNPPFDIPVDNNPVGSYRKKVTIPENWDGRQIFISLGAVKSAFFIWVNGKKVGYSEDSKLAAEFDITDYVKPGENLVALQVYRWSDASYLECQDMWRISGIERDVYLYATPKLSIGDFKTIATLDNSYTNGLLNATITVDNYRIDRKTNHSKPDNFYLSLDLVDAKGNHVWKEDAKMTSVLGNYNAKLNFKTQVNNVKTWSAETPYLYTLYITLKDKDEKVIEVVPQRIGFRSVEIKGSDFLVNGKRVFLKGVNRHEHNAKQGHTLTHADMEKDMEMMKKLNVNAVRHSHYPPDPYWMALCDEYGLYVVDEANIESHGLNYSLEVTLANKKEWRLPHLERIQRMYERDKNYPSVVTWSLGNEAGNGVNFYEAYNWLKENDNRPVQYERAGYDFNTDMIVPQYPSPNYLPKYSAQTKENRTFIMSEYAHIMGNSLGNFKEYWEAIEHNAKLQGGFVWEWIDQSIDTIKNGKRIQAYGGDFPLSGPVDENISDNNFCIKGVVTAYREMTPMAVELKKVYQFIKTTYNGNNEINVNNSYFFKDISNVQLNWELIEDGKAIQKGAVAALNIQPRQTQTLTIPFKNSFNPDKEYFLNVHYVLKTAEPFLEKGHEVAYEQIALAGVPKNEALMPTNKTLKVEQTAGQATIKGSDFTATFDLTKGVLTSYKIKGDEVLISGPQPGFYRAPTDNDIGAGYNKTIRMWRNVYQETASSNIKVDVASTTNTATVTINASLLNGDEKTTQIFTISGDGSIKVENQFKAIKGNYKTLMRIGNDLQLNQNYSNLNWYGRGPGENYIDRNSASLIGIYKSTVNEQYFNYARPQESGNKTDVRWVDFTNKAGKGLRFEFIDQLLSFNALPYSVEDLDPEAEKKQYHSGELVKRNQIYVHMDRQQLGVQGIDSWGATPLIEYQIPFKDYSYSYYIKPIK from the coding sequence ATGAGAAAACTGCTTACTTTATTGGCACTAACTGTTTTTGCATGGCCTACCCAAGCTCAGGATTTACCTTTTGAGTTACAAACACCCGAAATTGTTTCGATAAATCGACTACCAATGCGTGCCCAGGGCTACGGCTTCGAAAACAGGGAACTAGCCGAAAAACGGATAAAGGAAAAGTCTGAATATTTTCTTTCGCTAAACGGAAACTGGAAATTCAACTGGGTACAAGACCCCCGAAAACGTCCGACAGATTTTTTTCAAACGAGTTTCGACGATAGTAAATGGGATAATTTCAAAGTACCAGCCAATTGGGAAACAAACGGTTACGGCCTGCCCATCTATGTCAATCAGCCTTATGAATTTACTGGTCACCGATTGAGGGGTGCTCAACTAAACCCGCCATTTGATATTCCTGTTGATAACAATCCAGTCGGATCTTACCGTAAAAAGGTAACCATACCCGAAAATTGGGATGGCCGCCAAATCTTCATCAGCTTAGGAGCGGTAAAATCGGCTTTCTTTATTTGGGTTAATGGCAAAAAAGTGGGCTATAGCGAAGATAGTAAGCTTGCTGCCGAGTTTGATATTACCGATTACGTAAAACCGGGCGAAAACCTGGTTGCCCTGCAGGTTTATCGTTGGAGCGATGCCAGCTATTTAGAATGCCAAGACATGTGGCGCATTTCGGGCATTGAGCGTGATGTTTACCTTTATGCTACGCCCAAACTGAGCATTGGCGATTTTAAAACCATCGCTACACTGGATAACAGTTACACCAACGGCCTGCTAAATGCAACGATTACGGTAGATAATTATAGGATTGATCGCAAGACCAACCACAGCAAGCCGGATAACTTTTATCTTTCTTTGGATCTCGTTGATGCGAAAGGAAACCATGTTTGGAAAGAAGATGCTAAAATGACCTCCGTTTTAGGCAATTATAATGCGAAACTGAATTTTAAGACACAGGTAAACAATGTAAAAACGTGGAGTGCAGAAACGCCCTATTTATATACGCTGTATATCACTTTAAAAGACAAAGACGAAAAGGTAATTGAGGTTGTTCCGCAGCGGATCGGTTTTCGCTCGGTGGAAATTAAGGGTAGCGACTTTCTTGTTAACGGCAAACGTGTGTTTTTAAAAGGTGTAAATCGCCATGAGCACAATGCAAAACAGGGCCACACTTTAACCCACGCCGATATGGAAAAGGATATGGAGATGATGAAAAAGCTAAATGTAAACGCCGTTCGTCATTCACATTACCCACCCGATCCCTATTGGATGGCACTTTGCGATGAATATGGCTTATATGTTGTAGACGAAGCAAACATCGAAAGCCACGGATTAAATTACAGTTTAGAAGTTACCTTGGCCAACAAGAAAGAGTGGCGATTACCGCACTTAGAGCGCATCCAGCGCATGTACGAACGCGATAAAAATTATCCTTCGGTGGTAACGTGGAGCCTGGGCAACGAAGCTGGCAACGGCGTAAACTTTTACGAGGCCTATAATTGGCTAAAGGAAAATGATAATCGTCCGGTACAATATGAACGGGCAGGATATGATTTCAATACCGATATGATTGTTCCGCAATACCCCTCACCAAATTATTTGCCAAAGTATTCGGCACAAACCAAAGAGAATCGTACATTTATTATGAGCGAATATGCGCATATTATGGGCAATAGCCTGGGCAACTTCAAAGAATATTGGGAAGCCATTGAGCATAACGCTAAACTACAGGGCGGCTTTGTTTGGGAATGGATAGATCAGTCGATTGATACCATAAAAAACGGCAAGCGAATTCAGGCTTATGGAGGCGATTTCCCTTTAAGCGGGCCGGTGGATGAAAATATTAGTGATAACAATTTCTGCATTAAGGGCGTAGTAACCGCTTATCGCGAGATGACCCCAATGGCGGTAGAACTAAAAAAAGTTTATCAATTTATTAAGACAACTTATAACGGAAACAATGAAATTAATGTAAATAACAGCTATTTCTTTAAGGATATTAGTAACGTACAGTTGAATTGGGAACTTATTGAAGATGGTAAAGCGATACAAAAAGGCGCTGTGGCTGCCTTAAATATTCAGCCTCGCCAAACACAAACCTTAACCATTCCGTTTAAGAACAGTTTTAACCCGGATAAAGAGTACTTTTTAAACGTACATTATGTATTGAAAACTGCAGAACCATTTTTAGAGAAAGGACATGAAGTTGCCTACGAGCAAATTGCATTAGCCGGTGTACCGAAAAACGAAGCGCTTATGCCAACGAACAAAACTTTAAAAGTTGAGCAAACCGCAGGCCAGGCTACTATTAAGGGAAGCGATTTTACGGCTACGTTCGATTTAACGAAAGGGGTTTTGACAAGCTATAAAATAAAAGGCGATGAGGTATTGATCAGCGGACCGCAACCTGGCTTTTACCGTGCCCCTACCGATAACGACATTGGCGCTGGCTATAACAAAACGATCAGAATGTGGCGCAATGTATATCAGGAAACCGCCTCAAGCAATATTAAGGTCGATGTTGCCAGCACTACAAACACAGCAACCGTTACCATTAATGCGAGCTTGCTGAATGGCGACGAAAAAACAACGCAGATATTTACCATCTCGGGCGATGGAAGCATAAAGGTTGAAAACCAATTTAAGGCCATAAAAGGCAATTACAAAACCTTGATGCGCATCGGTAATGATTTACAGCTGAACCAAAACTATAGTAACCTGAACTGGTACGGCCGTGGTCCTGGCGAAAATTACATCGACCGAAACTCGGCATCGCTGATTGGGATCTACAAATCGACGGTTAACGAACAATATTTCAATTATGCACGTCCGCAGGAAAGCGGCAATAAAACCGATGTACGCTGGGTAGATTTTACCAATAAGGCAGGAAAGGGATTGCGTTTCGAATTTATTGATCAACTATTGAGTTTTAATGCATTACCTTATTCAGTTGAGGATTTGGACCCTGAAGCCGAGAAAAAACAGTACCACAGCGGTGAGTTGGTTAAACGTAACCAAATCTATGTGCACATGGATAGGCAGCAACTTGGTGTACAGGGGATTGATAGCTGGGGCGCCACGCCGCTAATTGAATACCAAATTCCATTTAAGGATTATAGTTACAGTTATTATATTAAGCCGATTAAATAA